The stretch of DNA AGCGTGCCGGTTCAAGTCCGGCCCCGGGCACCATTTACTGCTTAGCAGTAAGATGAATGGAACATACCAGAACCATTCGTTATCTATGTGACGCGAGTATAGCTCAGCTGGTAGAGCGCAACCTTGCCAAGGTTGAGGTCACGAGTTCGAGCCTCGTTACTCGCTCCAATTTAGATTGGTACAAAACATTAATTATGTGTAACTATGCAATGAAAGTTGTATGTGACGCGAGTATAGCTCAGCTGGTAGAGCGCAACCTTGCCAAGGTTGAGGTCACGAGTTCGAGCCTCGTTACTCGCTCCAAATTTTAAAGCTAGGAATAGCTTAAGTAGAGTGCCAACTTTACTATAAAAATACCCCCGATGCCCGGGTGGTGAAATTGGTAGACACAAGGGATTTAAAATCCCTCGCTTAACAAAGCGTGCCGGTTCAAGTCCGGCCCCGGGCACCATTTACTGCTTAGCAGTAAGGTTAAATGAAACATACCAGGTTCATTTAATTAGATAAATTGCACTAAAGTGTATGTGACGCGAGTATAGCTCAGCTGGTAGAGCGCAACCTTGCCAAGGTTGAGGTCACGAGTTCGAGCCTCGTTACTCGCTCCAATATCTACAATGATTATTCTATCTATAGCAAATCAAAAAAACACAAACCCACTGCAGTTCTAGTAGGCTTTAGCTAAAGTTAAGCACTAGAATCAATACTATTCGTGTTTTGAGTCATTCGACGCCAAACTGTCCTGTTGTTTCGCAAATCCGACATTGCTACTACGAATATGTAAATCGCGTTGTGGGAAAGGAATTTCAATGTTATTTGCTCGCAAAGCGTCATCAAGGGCCCATAAATAATCTGACATCAATGCCGTTGGTCGTTTAACTTGTTCATGCGAGACCCAAACACCTAAGGTAAAGTTAATTGAGCTGTCACCAAAACCAGTCATCCAGACTATTGGCTGTCGGCCTGGCATTGTAAGTGTGTAATTTACCGCCTTAGCAGCCTCAAGCGCGGCTTTTTTAACTATTTCCTTATCAGACCCATAAGCGACACCAAAAGGGATTCTAAAGCGTCTCACGTTGTCAGCAAGTGTCCAGTTGGTGACAATGCCCGAGACCAAATCCGCATTTGGAATTAAAATATCAATATTATCGTTAGTTCGGACTAGGGTGGCTCGCATATTGATTTCAATAACTTCGCCTACCAAGCCCGAACTTACTTCAATAAAGTCACCAACCTTTAAACTTCGCTCAAGCATTATCATGAGGCCAGATACGAAGTTATTCACCATGCCCTGTAAACCTAGGCCGATACCTATACCTAGTGCGCTGGCCATGATTGCCAACTCAGTGACTTTAAAGCCCAACATGGTTAGCGCGATAATAAAGCCGATAAATAAAACCAGGTAGTGGATAATTCGACTGATGATGTACAGGTGATGACTACTGGTATTGCCTTTTTGTTTTGCAATACGATTAAAACCAGCTTGCAAAATTTTGCTAACGATAGATGTAATAATAAGTACAACAAAAAACGATAAAAGTTGACCGAGTTTTAAACTGTACTCTCCAACTTTAAATAACTGTACGTCGAGCCATGCGGCATCAATCATTGTGAACTCCTAAAGCCAGTTTTTCTTTTTAAATAAACCAATTAAAGCAACCGCGATTAACGCCATAACCCCAATTAAAATAAAATATCCATTCTCTACTTTTAGCTCTGGAATATAGTCAAAATTCATTCCATATAAGCCAGCTAAAAAGCTCAGAGGAACAAAAACAGCGGTGATTACCGTCAATACCCTCATCGTTTCATTTAATTGGTGTGAGGTCACAGAAAGATAACCATCGACTAAGTCCCCACAAATGTCGTAGTAAAGTTGCGACAAACTCAGCAACCGATCTAATCGCTCGTTCAAATCATTGACCATATGGATTTCTTTGTCGGTAATTATTTGTGTATCGTCATCGTCAATATAAGACGCCAAAGCTTTACCTATATTTACATGGTAACTAAAGGCTCTGCGAAGCTTGACCAAACGAGAGCGATAAGTAGTAATTTGTCGCATTAACGAGTCGGAACCCTTTTTCTGAAATTTGTCTTCGATAATTTCCAACTCAGTTTCGAAGTCCAATAACTCACTTAGGTATAAGCCACAGCTGTAGTGGAATATACGAATCGCCAAATGCACAGGACTGCGCTTTAAATACTTAGTACCGCTGTCGTTGAACATAGCATTGATTGCTTTCGACTCTTTGTTATGACGTGATATAAAAATACGATCGCCAATGAAAAAGCTAATTTGAAGATGTTCAAATATTAGCCCCGGTTGTGCTTTATAAATTCCCCGGTATAAAAGAAACAAATAATCTTTAAACAGCTCAATTTTCGGAGGGTGTCGATCACGCTGGGCATCTGTGATTGCCAATGAATGGCAACCTAAACTAGCTAGTAATTTAGCTTCGGATTTTAAATCCTCATCTGAAATATCAATCCAAATCATAGAGTCACTGTCAGACTTCCACTGTTCGATGAGTTCGCTACCTGCAATTTGGCTTTTTCCCTTTGCATCAATTAGCATGCAATTAATCATATTGCTGTCCTAAGTAAAAATATTGTTACCGCATAATTATTTTCGTTATAGCAGTAGTTTAGCTCAAGTAAAACAAAAGATTTGATATTCATAGTGACAGAAATTAGCCAAGCAAATTCAAAATAATTGGCGTGAGTGATTCAAATTTTCCGAAAAATAGATTAATTTACGCAACCAACACTGCACGGCAACTCCTGTTGATGTATAATGCCGGGCTAATTAATCGCTGAAAATCATTCAATATAAAAAGAGACTAAGATGGGAAGAGCTTACCAAAACCGCAAAGAGTCAATGGCTAAAACAGCTAATATGAAAACAAAGGTTTACTCCAAGTATGGAAAAGAAATCTATGTGATTGCAAAAAATGGCGGTGGTGACCCGGATACAAATATAGCGCTAAAAAACATTATTGAACGTGCGAAAAAAGATCAGGTACCAGCGCATGTAATTAAAAATGCGATTGATAAAGCGGCTGGTGGTGCAGGGGAAGATTATTCTCCAGCTCGTTACGAAGGTTTTGGACCTGGTGGCTGTATGGTAATCGTGGATTGTTTAACTGATAACAACAACCGCACTATCATGGAAGTTCGTAACAGCTTTACTAAAACAAACTCAAAACTAGGTGCGCAAGGCTCAGCCGCTCATATGTTTGATCATGTTGCCCTGTTTGTTTTTGACGGTAACGACGAAGACGAAGTGTTAGAAGCGCTAATGATGGCGGATGTTGACGTGACAGACGTTGAATGTGAAGACGGAAAGATCACAGTTACAGCGCCTCATACAGAGTACAACAATGTAAAAACTGCGTTGGAAGAAGCTTTTGAAGGTGTTGACTTTGATGTTCAAGAAATCTCTTGGGAACCACAAACAACAACGCCAGTGACGGGTGACGACGTAGCCATGTTTGAGAAGTTTATGGACATGCTTGAAAATTGTGAAGACGTGCAAGATGTTTATCATAATGCAGAAATCGAAGGCTAATTGATCGTAGCAATTAAGTCGTTTAAAGGTTTCAATTAAGTTTTTTATTTTAAATAAGTTGTTTAAACCTGACGATTTGATCTTCGAAAAATTCAAAAAAAATAATAAAGCTCTGCCAATTTGGTGGGGCTTTTTTTGTGAATAGATTGAAATTGAATGGTTATAGAGAGATGTTTCGAGTCATAGCGAAACTGAAACTAATATTGTCATAACTTCAGAATGGACTCGGTGAGTAAAAGTGCATATTTTCATTAGACTTAGGGTGAAAAAATGACAAAGAGGTAGCGTGTAACATGAGCCGTTCAGCCTTAGAATACGAATCTGCTAAATCATAGAGATCGCATCCAATAATAGGGTGACCAATGGCCAAACTGTGCAGCCGAAGCTGGTGCGTACGTCCTGTTATCGGCTCAAATTGCACATGCGAGGTGTTAGTGTTAGCGTTATAACTTAGCACTTGATAGTGGCTGGTAGCCGGCTTGCCAGTGTCATAACAGACTTTTTGTAACGGAAACCCATCTACATCTTTAATTAACGGAAAAGTAATCTCACCTTGAGTGTCTGCTAGTTGCCCATCTAATATTGCTTCGTAGTATTTTTTAACTGACCGTTGTGCAAACTGCTCACACAACTGTTTATTGGTCTCTTTGTTTAACGCCAGTAACATTAAACCGGAAGTACCAAAGTCCAGACGGTGAATTAACGTGGCGGTTGGGTATTGCTGAACAATACGATAATGAACCGAGTCTTTGTTTAGTGGGTGTTTACCTGACAAGCTGAGTAATTTGGATGGTTTGTTGATCACAATAAAATCAGGGTCTTCGTATTCAACCCGAATATCTTCTAAACACGGCGGAACAATAAACGTGTCGGGTTGCGGCTGCATGGTCAGTGAATTACCCGCAGCACTTTTTGTACTTTTTCCCGCTGCCACAAAAGCAAGGGTCATTACGCGAAGGGGTTTTCTCTACCGTCACTGTGGTTGCTTTATTGAGTAATGTAGTGAGCTGCTCAATTGATTCTTGTGCATTTTCAGAAGTATTCACTTCAATATTTGCAAATAACTGGTGCTCGCTAAGTTGTTGTTCAATTTCTACTTTTCTCGCTTCAGAGGTGACAACGAGTTCCAGTGGGTATTTTTTACTGCCTGCCTTTTTTGACACATTCGGTTGGTAGCTTTTAATATGATTTTGTCTTGCGTCTTGGCGACCTTTAAAGAAAAACTTGTCTGACATGTTTGGAGTCCAAATAGAGTTTTGTTTGAAAAGGCATTACGCCTTTCTGATTGCCAAAATTATACCACACAGATAGAGCATAGTGAGCGAAGATACGCGATATTAAAGGATTGTTTGATGTTCAAGCCAATCTACATGATATTGCCACTGAGCTTTGTGAATACGTGTATTTTGATGAAGCACCCAATCTTCCGAGTTAGCAAAAGGTCCTTTCCGACAAAGCGGGCAATATCCTTTTTGGTTATATTTAAATGTCGTTAGTCTCGATTTAATACTGTGGACATTATTGTCTGAATAAACGTAAATATCACTGGCTTCATGTTTTACGCACTTGTCTCTATCCACGTTGCGAATTAAATAGTGCTTAAATAAAGACACGTCAAAAGCTTCACTACCGATAAACTCAACGAGACCGCTAGTATTACTGTTGCTTTCAACAATTGGCGTTAAGCTGGTTTCTATATGCCAGTGGCTATAGGGCTTTACAGATTTGGTGGTGATATAACAAAGGCGTTCGCCATTACTAGATAGTAACCATTTAAAACTGTGTTTTAAAAAGTGATACAACAGGTTTCGGTTCATGAGGTTAGCGGTTTTATTTCGCTCTTTTTGATATTGTGCGTACGTTTTTTGAGTAGGCACCAAAGGATGATTAAAAATCACAATGTCAGCGTGATTGGACGGTAACTGCTGGACACTCTTTGCGTTGGTTATATCAATGCCATGAAAAACTGAGACGCCAGCAAGCAATAAATCGTCTAATGCATTACTTTTGTACTTGCTTCTTAATGTCGACTCACTGTCGTAGGTTGACGCAATGAGGTTTTCAGGCGCGACATGAGCCAAAAGCGCTCGAGAAAAGCTAAGATCGCCGTCGCCAATGGTGAGTATTCGAGCGTTTGTCGGTAAATACATGTAAATAGCTTCAAAAAAGAACGTTGTGAAATTGTATCAAATCCAAAACGCCTGCGATATAAAGTAAAGACGTGCTAAAGGATAATCTAACTTACACAAAGCCATTATGTAATATAAGTTTGATTCAAAGCATTGTCGCTTACCTAGAGTTATTGATGACATTAGTGTTAAATTTCAATACTATTACCGGAACTCAATTAATTAGATAGTTGCTATGTCAAATCAACAAATTTGGACACTCAAATCAATAGCTAAAAAGCTAGGAGTCTCTAACGCAACGGTTTCTAATGCCTTTAATCGGCCAGATCAATTGTCAGCTAAAAAGCGTGAAGAAATATTAAAAGCCTGCGAAGAGCTGGAATATTTTGGACCTAACAAAGCCGCACAGTCACTTAGAAACGGGCGATTTAATATCGTTGCCTTGGTCTTACCCGATGCTGTTGAGTATATGATCACAGACCCTGTTGCCAGTGAATTTATGAGAGGCATGTCTAGCGTTCTTGAGTCAAACGAGATTAACGTATTATTGTTTTCTGGCTCTTCTCCGAACATCGCGAGTGTCGCTGACTTTGTTGACGGTTTCATATGTTACGGCCAACCAAGAAATGTTGAGCTCATTTCTCAATTAAAGAAAACCAGAAAAAAAGTGGTCACCGTTGACTTCAACATCAAACGAAATGCAGAAGTGCGAGTGAATAATAAACAAGCCGCTTACGATGTTGCCAAACTCGCCGTAACGTCTAAAAATGACAATGTATTAGTGCTTGGTTTACGGCTCAATAATAGTTCAGATATTGGCCCTGCTGATATAACGTCTGACTCAGACTCAACAAGCTCAATAGCTCACGAACGGCTTTTGGGCTATCAAGAAGCAATTAATGAAGTGGGTGCAGAGTTAATACCAAATGGGGTGTGGAATATACCAGAAAGTACTAGCAAAGCTGCGTTAAAAGCGGCAAAGCAAATTTTGGCGTTAGAGGCGTTGCCAAAAGTTGTGTTGTGCATGAGTGACTTAATTGCTCTAGCACTATTAAGAGCGTTAAAAAAACAGGGCATCACAGTAGGAGTAGACATTAAAGTAGCTGGTTTTGATGGCATCACAGCAACCAAACATAGCTCACCAACATTAACGACTGTGTATCAAAATAGTGCTGAAAAAGGTCGCTTGGCAGCTAGGTTATTTATAGATAATGCAAAACACTCAGTCACCGTTGACTATGGTCTCTATCAAGGTAAGTCTACTTAATTTATAGAAAATAAATAGAGCTTACCTTTACCAGTATGCTTAACGTGACTTACGACAACCAGTTCGCAATATCAATTGTTTTGTTGTTATGAATGACGGTTGCATGCAAGCTTGTCATATTAATGTTTAGTGAGATTTCGCTATCCCCTGAACTCCACGTTAATGTAATATCAACCTCGGTCGAGGAAACAGAAAAGTCGCCATTAAAGGCATCAACCTCGTTTCTTAACTTAATTAAGTGGCATAAACCCTGAGTGAATGGCGTATTCATCGCCGCTTCAACATGCTCTGTATCCAAGTATGGTCGGTTAATATCTCGGCCTACATTGGTTTTGTTAAGCAAAGGCATATCATTTTTCTGCCCCAATAAACCACCGTAATAAACTTGTGGAATGCCCGGCGCAAAAAACTGTATTGCTCTAGCGAGTAAGTTTAAGTAATTATCACCGCCTAGCGCGTCGTAATAGGTGCAATTTACTTGATACAAATCCACGTTACTAGCGGCATTGCCTGTTGCATGTAGGCTATCACCATGCGAATTTTGGTGAATTTTTTCTACTAAGTCGTCAATTTGTTTTGGCTTTAGCAAGCCAGATTTAGCTCCATCAGGGCCAACGTCTATAATTCCTATTCCGTCATGCGTATCTAACACAGTAATACAGTTTCGAGGGGCAAGCTGTAGCCAGTCAACCAATGCAGTCGCATCTTTTTGCAATAACGTATGTAACACTAAAGGTGGTAGTGCAAAGTCATAAACTAGTGAACATCGCTTAGCTATTTCTATTTGTGTTTGATAGTGTGAATGAATTTCAACAAGTGTTGTCATACCCCGTTCTTCCGCGGCCTTAGACAGCTCAGCGATAAAGTTAAACGTTTCTTCGAGCATAAAACACCGCGTTCCACGCCGTTTTATGGCATAACCTGCAGCATCGAGCCTAATGAGCTTAATGTTGGCTTGTTCAAAGCGATCTAAAATACGATTCAAATATGCTTTGCCTGCTTCAGATTCAACATTAATATCAATTTGATTTGACGTGAATGTTGTCCAAAACTCAACTTCTTCGCCAGTTGACAATGTGTAGGTAGAAAAGCAACTGCCCGGTCTAGGTCGATAAATAATGGCGGCTTCTTCATCTGTCATACCTCCTGGGAAAACGGTTTCACGGGTAATAAACAAGTCCCAATACTCAGACTCACGACCTCTTTTTAATACATCCTGAAACTCAGGCGATTGAGCAGACGTATGGTTGACTATAAGGTCGGCCATAATGTCATATTGCTCACCAATTGCTTTTACATCGGCCCAGTTACCAAGTCGTTCATCCACTTTGGTGTGATCTATTGGGTCAAAGCCAGCGTCGGCGCCATCAATAGGATAATAAAAAGGAAGAAGGTGAACACCACCAAAAAGATTACTCAGCTGGTTGTTTAAAAGGCCCTTGAGCTCAGGTAAACCGTGACCGGATAAACGGTCGACATATGTGATGAGTTGTATTTTGTTTTTCATAATTCCAACTTTTGGTTGTATAAAGCTTGTTTCTTAATCGATTAAGTATTATCTTTTACCAGAAGCAAAAAAGTTTCAAGTAAAAAAATAAAAATAAATTAAACGTCAAATACAGAAAATCATTATAGAGCAATTAGCCAAAATCGAAGAGACAGTTTATTGTTCAATGATGAAAAATTAAAGCAGGGCAATGTATGTCAGATAATATCGACAATAAAATTTCTGCACACTCAGACTCCCATAGGTCTGTGCGTGCGAGTAATCACACTGTCAATCGTATGAAGTGGCTTACCTATATGATGTTCTTCATTTTTGCGATGACGTCAGATGCAGTAGGTGTGATCATTCCTCATTTAGTAACAGAGTACGGTTTAACTCATACTCAAGCTAGTGCCTTTCATTATGCCCCAATGGTTTTCATCGCATTAAGTGGACTTCTGTTGGGCCACCTAGCAGACAAGCTTGGTAGAAAAGTAACCATTTGTATCGGTTTACTCCTTTTCTCACTTGCGAGTTTTAGTTTTTCACTTACCAATGAGTTTTTAGTATTTGTAAGTCTACTCAGTGTCGTAGGTGTTGCTATTGGTATGTTTAAAACCGGCGCCATAGGTTTAATTGGCGACATATCAAAAGACTCAGAAGAACACACAGAAACAATGAACAGAGTGGAAGGCTTTTTTGGCATAGGTGCCATGGTTGGGCCGGCAATTGTAAGTTACCTATTGATACAAGGCATGTCATGGAAATACCTGTATGTTTGTGCCGCCGTATTGTGTTTTATGTTGTGTTTAGTCACTTACCTAACGGTATTCCCAAAATCAAGTGGCGCTCATGATACTGCTAAAGTGCCATCAAGAACCTCAAACTCTGAACAAGCTGAAAAAAATGAAATCGTTGAAGAGCGTATCAACTTGAAACAGACCTTCGCGATGATGAAAGATAAATATGCATTGGGTTTTTCGCTCGCCGTTGCACTTTATGTGGCTGTTGAAGTGGCAATTTATGTATGGATGCCATCGCTTTTTGTTGATTACGACGGGAATTATATATGGATGGCCACCTACGCAATTACTATCTTCTTTGCACTTAGAGCAGCGGGACGATTTTTAGGCGCTTGGATGTTGAGCTTCTGTTCTTGGGAAGTAGTGTTGTTGGTAGCAACTGGACTTGTGGCTGTTTGTTATTTAGTTGCAATGATATTTGGGATACACGCAGCAATATGGGCGCTGCCAGCATCGGGCTTATTTATGTCGGT from Psychrosphaera aestuarii encodes:
- a CDS encoding YebC/PmpR family DNA-binding transcriptional regulator; its protein translation is MGRAYQNRKESMAKTANMKTKVYSKYGKEIYVIAKNGGGDPDTNIALKNIIERAKKDQVPAHVIKNAIDKAAGGAGEDYSPARYEGFGPGGCMVIVDCLTDNNNRTIMEVRNSFTKTNSKLGAQGSAAHMFDHVALFVFDGNDEDEVLEALMMADVDVTDVECEDGKITVTAPHTEYNNVKTALEEAFEGVDFDVQEISWEPQTTTPVTGDDVAMFEKFMDMLENCEDVQDVYHNAEIEG
- a CDS encoding MFS transporter, which gives rise to MKWLTYMMFFIFAMTSDAVGVIIPHLVTEYGLTHTQASAFHYAPMVFIALSGLLLGHLADKLGRKVTICIGLLLFSLASFSFSLTNEFLVFVSLLSVVGVAIGMFKTGAIGLIGDISKDSEEHTETMNRVEGFFGIGAMVGPAIVSYLLIQGMSWKYLYVCAAVLCFMLCLVTYLTVFPKSSGAHDTAKVPSRTSNSEQAEKNEIVEERINLKQTFAMMKDKYALGFSLAVALYVAVEVAIYVWMPSLFVDYDGNYIWMATYAITIFFALRAAGRFLGAWMLSFCSWEVVLLVATGLVAVCYLVAMIFGIHAAIWALPASGLFMSVIYPTLNSKGISCFPRSHHGAVAGVILFFTAAAAAIGPLIMGIISDSFGEIKYGFYLATGFSVLLFGFAAYNLIAKPANAVLAKDFSADE
- a CDS encoding mechanosensitive ion channel family protein, encoding MIDAAWLDVQLFKVGEYSLKLGQLLSFFVVLIITSIVSKILQAGFNRIAKQKGNTSSHHLYIISRIIHYLVLFIGFIIALTMLGFKVTELAIMASALGIGIGLGLQGMVNNFVSGLMIMLERSLKVGDFIEVSSGLVGEVIEINMRATLVRTNDNIDILIPNADLVSGIVTNWTLADNVRRFRIPFGVAYGSDKEIVKKAALEAAKAVNYTLTMPGRQPIVWMTGFGDSSINFTLGVWVSHEQVKRPTALMSDYLWALDDALRANNIEIPFPQRDLHIRSSNVGFAKQQDSLASNDSKHE
- a CDS encoding magnesium transporter CorA family protein; its protein translation is MINCMLIDAKGKSQIAGSELIEQWKSDSDSMIWIDISDEDLKSEAKLLASLGCHSLAITDAQRDRHPPKIELFKDYLFLLYRGIYKAQPGLIFEHLQISFFIGDRIFISRHNKESKAINAMFNDSGTKYLKRSPVHLAIRIFHYSCGLYLSELLDFETELEIIEDKFQKKGSDSLMRQITTYRSRLVKLRRAFSYHVNIGKALASYIDDDDTQIITDKEIHMVNDLNERLDRLLSLSQLYYDICGDLVDGYLSVTSHQLNETMRVLTVITAVFVPLSFLAGLYGMNFDYIPELKVENGYFILIGVMALIAVALIGLFKKKNWL
- a CDS encoding PBPRA1643 family SWIM/SEC-C metal-binding motif protein; the encoded protein is MSDKFFFKGRQDARQNHIKSYQPNVSKKAGSKKYPLELVVTSEARKVEIEQQLSEHQLFANIEVNTSENAQESIEQLTTLLNKATTVTVEKTPSRNDPCFCGSGKKYKKCCG
- a CDS encoding RluA family pseudouridine synthase; this translates as MAAGKSTKSAAGNSLTMQPQPDTFIVPPCLEDIRVEYEDPDFIVINKPSKLLSLSGKHPLNKDSVHYRIVQQYPTATLIHRLDFGTSGLMLLALNKETNKQLCEQFAQRSVKKYYEAILDGQLADTQGEITFPLIKDVDGFPLQKVCYDTGKPATSHYQVLSYNANTNTSHVQFEPITGRTHQLRLHSLAIGHPIIGCDLYDLADSYSKAERLMLHATSLSFFHPKSNENMHFYSPSPF
- a CDS encoding substrate-binding domain-containing protein; the encoded protein is MSNQQIWTLKSIAKKLGVSNATVSNAFNRPDQLSAKKREEILKACEELEYFGPNKAAQSLRNGRFNIVALVLPDAVEYMITDPVASEFMRGMSSVLESNEINVLLFSGSSPNIASVADFVDGFICYGQPRNVELISQLKKTRKKVVTVDFNIKRNAEVRVNNKQAAYDVAKLAVTSKNDNVLVLGLRLNNSSDIGPADITSDSDSTSSIAHERLLGYQEAINEVGAELIPNGVWNIPESTSKAALKAAKQILALEALPKVVLCMSDLIALALLRALKKQGITVGVDIKVAGFDGITATKHSSPTLTTVYQNSAEKGRLAARLFIDNAKHSVTVDYGLYQGKST
- a CDS encoding class I SAM-dependent methyltransferase, giving the protein MYLPTNARILTIGDGDLSFSRALLAHVAPENLIASTYDSESTLRSKYKSNALDDLLLAGVSVFHGIDITNAKSVQQLPSNHADIVIFNHPLVPTQKTYAQYQKERNKTANLMNRNLLYHFLKHSFKWLLSSNGERLCYITTKSVKPYSHWHIETSLTPIVESNSNTSGLVEFIGSEAFDVSLFKHYLIRNVDRDKCVKHEASDIYVYSDNNVHSIKSRLTTFKYNQKGYCPLCRKGPFANSEDWVLHQNTRIHKAQWQYHVDWLEHQTIL
- the gtfA gene encoding sucrose phosphorylase produces the protein MKNKIQLITYVDRLSGHGLPELKGLLNNQLSNLFGGVHLLPFYYPIDGADAGFDPIDHTKVDERLGNWADVKAIGEQYDIMADLIVNHTSAQSPEFQDVLKRGRESEYWDLFITRETVFPGGMTDEEAAIIYRPRPGSCFSTYTLSTGEEVEFWTTFTSNQIDINVESEAGKAYLNRILDRFEQANIKLIRLDAAGYAIKRRGTRCFMLEETFNFIAELSKAAEERGMTTLVEIHSHYQTQIEIAKRCSLVYDFALPPLVLHTLLQKDATALVDWLQLAPRNCITVLDTHDGIGIIDVGPDGAKSGLLKPKQIDDLVEKIHQNSHGDSLHATGNAASNVDLYQVNCTYYDALGGDNYLNLLARAIQFFAPGIPQVYYGGLLGQKNDMPLLNKTNVGRDINRPYLDTEHVEAAMNTPFTQGLCHLIKLRNEVDAFNGDFSVSSTEVDITLTWSSGDSEISLNINMTSLHATVIHNNKTIDIANWLS